Proteins encoded in a region of the Pieris napi chromosome 5, ilPieNapi1.2, whole genome shotgun sequence genome:
- the LOC125049615 gene encoding protein CLEC16A homolog isoform X2 has product MFRSRSWFGGGWGRPKNPHSLERLKYLHNILCKNTTVSESNRGILVESLRCIAEILIWGDQNDSSVFDFFLEKNMLSYFLRIMRQKCGGSSYVCVQLLQTLNILFENIRNETSLYYLLSNNHVNSIIVHKFDVSDEEVMAYYISFLKTLSLKLNNHTIHFFYNEHTKDFPLYTEAIKFFNHPESMVRIAVRTLTLNVYRVQDASMLRFIRDRTAAPYFSNLVWFIGKHILELDACVRNDAERLSFSHQSQQKLDDLVAEHLDHLHYINDILCLNIPDLNVVLTEHLLHKLLIPLYIYSLTSESIKRPSTSSPYNRDHIQSIEVITRNLEAILSGRSSDTPPRLKYPIQKMESEDDSKPSVSCVVSLFLLSQVFLIITHGPIVHALAWIIIQSDLSIFDEGAMKILETYVSTAKSNVKLEFSKPQLSLEKALECSTCHDRDYTTPEYSGAKAFGYETDHSSCDLDPELVSNSLPSTSHISETSSIAHDSTEDLVTQVQSIKSPVKENMPDSPLPDSGIDSTSSKTMSDLNNITDEEKQQLLVSLTNTEKTLTLENIIDKERRDIDNKPFLKTILDSLDCNEDDYKALFALCLLYALINNKGVSSDLLDTLLKSEIDDSGKVINESRDENEVQEHQTKPKDHFNALLVAKLMSIAHLSCKPASKVRLVTCEITARLLKIAMEGSSGVPSARHLSAADNLRARAAALARNFYKCDDIFLDMFEDEYCEMCKRPLNVEWLCMDAAILLPPTKTPMSGIAFEKRLPSGEMERARRAIRTFFLIRELYLKLSGKQETQLPLANHAPFVQVGKTLDLNDSDLISCDITQKDGTWQHRFLAVDNIQIILVEPDKQKLGWGVAKLVGSLQDLEITGDKEDPRCLHLTIHKPRVGSTGVSPRTVLLRAKFKFDDHIRSMAAKQRLTKGRTKARQKKMQQIGRLLEVSGISAPAVAPRHRPLFARPSLSTVRRHSGIDGDETDRRIRRPSGHVLKDGVIVYRERTTMSRDSSVSRASSGKVSREGSQEEIPLEDIRRNSSHSATPSTSRPQSTPSTSQLPKVSRTPSEETSFISGESRPKRKGIIETI; this is encoded by the exons cttttttctagaaaaaaatatgttatcatATTTTCTTAGAATAATGAGGCAAAAATGTGGAGGATCTTCATATGTATGTGTACAATTACTAcagacacttaatattttgtttgaaaatataaGGAATGAAACATCACTAT ATTATTTATTGAGCAATAACCATGTCAACTCAATAATTGTACATAAATTTGATGTTTCCGATGAAGAAGTTATGGCATAttacatttcatttttaaaaacactCAGTTTGAAACTAAATAATCACACAATTCACTTTTTTTACAATGAG cACACTAAAGACTTTCCACTGTATACAGAAGCAATAAAATTCTTCAACCACCCTGAATCTATGGTTCGCATAGCCGTCCGTACCCTTACATTGAATGTTTACCGAGTTCAAGATGCCAGTATGTTGCGGTTTATAAGAGATAG aactgcAGCACCATACTTTAGTAATTTGGTATGGTTTATTGGCAAACATATCTTGGAGCTAGATGCCTGCGTAAGAAACGATGCTGA ACGTCTTTCTTTCAGCCATCAATCGCAACAAAAGCTGGACGACCTGGTCGCTGAACATTTAGACCACTTGCACTATATCAATGACATTCTATGTCTGAACATTCCAGATCTTAACGTTGTTTTAACTGAACATCTTCTGCATAAACTTCTAATAcccttatatatttattctctgACATCGGAATCTATTAAACGCCCTTCTACCTCTTCACCGTATAACCGCGATCATATTCAAAGTATAGAAGTTATAACGCGAAATTTAGAAGCGATTCTATCCGGCCGAAGCTCCGATACCCCGCCCCGTTTGAAATATCCAATACAGAAAATGGAGTCTGAGGATGACTCAAAACCTTCTGTTTCTTGCGTTGTCTCTCTATTTCTTTTGTCTCAAGTATTTCTAATCATCACTCACGGCCCAATAGTTCACGCTCTTGCCTGGATCATTATACAATCTGACTTATCGATATTTGACGAAGGGGCTATGAAAATTCTAGAAACCTATGTCAGTACAGCAAAATCCAATGTCAAATTGGAGTTTTCAAAGCCCCAGCTGAGCTTGGAAAAGGCTTTGGAATGCTCGACCTGCCATGATAGAGATTATACGACCCCGGAGTATAGTGGGGCCAAAGCTTTTGGCTATGAAACAGACCATTCCAGCTGTGATCTTGATCCAGAATTGGTGTCGAATTCGCTTCCGTCCACTTCCCATATAAGCGAAACGTCAAGTATCGCCCACGACTCAACAGAAGATTTAGTCACTCAAGTGCAATCGATTAAATCGCCAGTCAAAGAAAATATGCCCGATTCACCTCTCCCAGATTCGGGTATAGACTCAACCTCCTCAAAGACAATGTCAGATCTCAATAATATCACGGACGAAGAGAAGCAGCAATTACTCGTATCCTTAACGAATACAGAAAAAACTTTGACTTTAGAAAATATCATAGACAAAGAGAGGAGAGACATAGATAATAAACCGTTTCTAAAGACTATTTTAGACTCGTTGGATTGCAATGAAGATGATTATAAAGCGTTGTTTGCACTGTGTTTGTTGTATGCTCTCATTAATAACAAAG gtGTGAGCAGCGACCTCCTTGACACATTACTAAAATCAGAAATAGACGACAGCGGGAAGGTTATAAATGAAAGTCGAGATGAAAATGAAGTTCAGGAACACCAGACGAAACCGAAAGATCATTTCAACGCCCTGTTGGTCGCCAAGTTGATGTCTATAGCCCATCTTAGCTGTAAACCAg CTTCAAAAGTCCGACTCGTGACCTGTGAAATAACGGCTCGTCTACTAAAGATAGCTATGGAAGGATCTAGTGGAGTACCGAGTGCGAGGCATTTATCGGCTGCGGACAATCTACGCGCACGCGCAGCCGCATTAGCCAGGAATTTCTATAAATGCGACGATATTTTCTTAGACATGTTCGAGGATga GTATTGTGAGATGTGCAAGCGACCGCTCAACGTGGAATGGCTATGTATGGATGCGGCCATCTTGTTGCCGCCAACAAAGACCCCCATGTCCGGAATCGCATTCGAAAAGAGGTTGCCCAGTGGCGag atggAACGAGCGCGTCGTGCGATTCGTACGTTCTTTCTTATACGTGAACTGTACCTAAAGCTCTCTGGCAAACAAGAAACTCAGTTGCCGCTCGCTAATCATGCACCCTTCGTACAGGTTGGCAAGACTTTGGATCTca ATGACTCCGATTTAATATCCTGCGATATAACTCAAAAGGACGGAACATGGCAACACCGGTTTCTAGCAGTAGACAATATTCAGATAATTTTAGTGGAACCAgacaaacaaaaacttggctgGGGTGTCGCCAAACTTGTAGGAAGTTTGCAAGATTTGGAG ATAACTGGTGATAAAGAAGACCCCAGATGCCTACATCTCACAATTCATAAGCCTCGAGTTGGATCAACTGGGGTCTCACCCCGTACTGTGTTGCTGAGAGCCAAGTTTAAATTTGACGACCATATAAGGAGTATGGCAGCTAAACAACGGTTAACTAAG GGTCGGACGAAAGCCCGCCAAAAGAAGATGCAACAAATAGGTCGATTGCTTGAAGTGTCGGGAATCTCTGCGCCAGCGGTTGCTCCGAGACACAGGCCTTTGTTCGCAAGACCATCACTTAGCACCGTTAGGAGGCATTCTG GCATAGATGGCGATGAAACAGATCGACGCATACGTCGTCCCAGCGGGCACGTGCTGAAAGACGGCGTTATTGTATACCGTGAACGTACAACTATGAGCAGAGACAG CAGCGTGTCCCGCGCCAGCAGTGGCAAGGTGTCGCGCGAGGGTTCGCAGGAGGAGATCCCTCTCGAGGATATCCGTAGGAACTCTTCACACTCTGCCACGCCCTCTACCAGCCGACCGCAG agTACTCCAAGCACGTCTCAACTTCCGAAAGTTTCTCGTACACCTTCAGAAGAAACATCGTTCATTTCGGGTGAGAGCAGACCCAAACGGAAAGGTATCATTGAAACCATTTGA